In Carya illinoinensis cultivar Pawnee chromosome 16, C.illinoinensisPawnee_v1, whole genome shotgun sequence, a single window of DNA contains:
- the LOC122299879 gene encoding RNA-binding protein 2-like, with translation MADGYWSRQQQHLLPSVSLLKRPRTDYELAPSVLPSAHEMPNYLVRDDDRGGPHAVKDTKSIGSAYDRYLQSAQLSSFTSAEASTLRGVGLGRVSGGGITGMPGPGPAMADPAVLGRTGIVGPDHTPNGRNVGIGNQLPLDATRPGRETQPLPPDASSTLYVEGLPPDSTKREVAHIFRPFVGYKEVRLVTKESKHRGGDPLILCFVDFVNPACAATAMSALQGYKMDDNDPDSSYLRLQFSRNPGPRSGSGSRGKR, from the exons ATGGCGGATGGATACTGGAGTCGGCAGCAGCAGCATCTTCTCCCCTCGGTCAGTTTGCTTAAACGGCCTCGCACTGACTACG AACTTGCGCCTTCTGTGTTGCCTTCAGCTCATGAGATGCCAAACTATCTAGTGCGAGATGATGATCGTGGTGGCCCTCATGCAGTAAAGGACACAAAGTCAATTGGATCAGCTTATGATCGCTATCTTCAGAGTGCG CAACTTTCATCCTTTACTTCTGCGGAAGCCAGTACACTTCGTGGAGTTGGATTGGGAAGGGTCTCTGGTGGTGGAATCACTGGAATGCCTGGTCCTGGTCCTGCAATGGCTGATCCTGCTGTGTTGGGTCGCACTGGGATTGTTGGTCCTGATCATACTCCAAATGGTCGAAATGTTGGTATTGGTAATCAGCTTCCCTTGGATGCAACTAGGCCTGGACGTGAAACACAGCCTCTACCCCCAGATGCTTCCAGCACTTTATATGTTGAAGGACTTCCTCCCGACAGCACAAAGAGGGAGGTAGCTC ATATTTTCCGCCCTTTCGTTGGATATAAAGAAGTGAGACTTGTAACCAAAGAATCCAAACAT CGGGGTGGAGATCCTCTTATCCTTTGTTTTGTGGACTTCGTAAATCCAGCCTGTGCAGCAACCGCCATGAGCGCCTTGCAAG GTTATAAAATGGATGATAATGATCCTGATTCAAGTTACTTGAGGCTGCAGTTTTCACGAAACCCAGGTCCGAGGTCTGGCTCTGGCTCTCGTGGTAAGAGGTGA